The Thermanaeromonas sp. C210 genome segment GTCCATCCCGGCAGCCATGCTCTCGATAACCCGCGGGAAGGTGCCATGGCCGGAGTGACCCTGGGCGCCTATAATCTGCGCCCGCCTCACCTGGAGCACCTCGCCGGTAACCGGCATCTTGGCGTCCGCCCTGGCTACAACTATTACCCTGGCATTTAGGGTTCTGCCTTCCCAGATCACTTGTTCGATCTGGGGATATACCACAGTCGGCAGTCCAGTGGCCTCCAAATACAGGGCCGCCCCATACCCGTGAGTTAGCTCCAGCACCCTTTGCACAAAATCTTCTTTAAGGGGATTAATCACATAATCAGCGCCCATCTTTAGCCCCAGCTCTGCCCTGGCCGGTTCGGGCTCCGATAAGATTACCCTGGCCGCCCCCTGGCGTTTTAGAATAGCGCAGGCCGCAATGCCTACCGGTCCTCCTCCACAGATAACTACGTTGTCGCCAGGCCTTATACCGCCACCGCTCCTCTCTATCACAGCGTTATAGGCTACTGAGGTGGGTTCTACTAAGCTGCCCGCCAGGAACAGATCCAAACCCTTATACCGGGATTTCAAAGGCTCCAGGCTCCATACCAAGCGAGCTGGTACCTTCACATACTTGGCAAACCCACCATCTACGTTGAATCCCAGCTCATCCAAACGCTCGCAATGGTTGGGGTATCCATCGGCGCAAGGCTGGCAGGACCCACACCATACCATCTCCTCGGTGCACACTTCTTCCCCGCCTTTAAACGGCTTATTGGTGCGCTTATCGAAAGCCCCCGGCCCTGCCTCTACGACCACGCCCGCGATTTCGTGGCCCAGGACCACCGGGAAACCAGTCAACCCGGGATACAGGATATACCCTTCCTCATCCGGCTGGGCCATGTGCACATCGCTTCCGCAGATGCCGCAAGCCTTAACCTCGATCACCACTTCGCCCGGGCCAGGCTTGGGTATCTCCTTCTCCTCAACAACTACCCGGGGATTCCGCCACACCCGGCTGCCTAAGTAAGTCTGCTTTCCCTCGACATCTTTGGCCCCCAGCTTGAAGCCCGGCCGGGGTTCCCAGTCGGCATGGAGAACTACGCAACGCATGGTGGACATAAGTGCTGCTACCTCCTCAAAGCCTCGTTTTGTGGTAAGCGCTTTCAAAATTCTCCCTTAAAAATTTCATCCATTAAAGCTTCACCCGCAGGTCACCCCCCCTTCTGGGTTTCAACCGCCCTTTAACCCGGCTAGATAATACCCATCACTGCTTGAGCAATACTTACGCTGTGAAGATTAAGGCGTAAGAATTGATTGATCAGTTCCATATGAACCGAGGTTGTCTCTAGACTTAAACGGTTCTCTTGCTGTAGCCTCTGAAAGTGAGAGCAACGCAGGTCTTTTTCCAACCGTAAAATCTCAGGGTGACGACGGATAATCTGTACCGCCGCACCTTCATCGTTAGTCGCAAAAGCTTCTACCGCTGCATTGAAGTTCTCTCGCACCTTTTCAAACATCTCGTGTAACTCCGTCTGCCCCTGGGGTGAAAACTCTACACCAGTAGTTTCGATCTTTTGCCACTGGTGAGCCATCTCTACCAGGACATCCCCTATATGTTCCAGGTCGCTGGCTATATACAGCAGCTTGATTTTAAGGATCGACTGCTCTTCGGAGAGATTCGTTTCGGGTATCCTGATTAGGTAGCGGGCAATAGCGTGATAAAGATAGTCTAGGAGATTGTCTAGACCCTTCAACTTTTCCAGTAAATCGACTTCCCGAGCTGCTAAGGGTTGCATGACCCGGGGAAACATTTCCCGATTTATAACATTAGCCATACGTAGGAGCTCCCTCACTACGTTGGTCAAAGCAACTTCTGGTACCTCCACCACAGTAGAATCGAGGTATTTGGCTACCTTCTCCTCCTCCGGAGCGTCCGGTAAGATTCTTGTGGCAAGTCTACCCATCCATGGGGTGAACCAAATAAATATCAACATGTTAATAACATTGAACAAGGTATGGCCGTTGGCAACTTGCCGCGCAATGTCGGGCGATGTTGTCTCGGCCAGCCAAGTATAGAGGTTTAGAAGGGGCAAGAAAATGAACACACCACCGAGTTTAAACAAAAAGTGTACCAGGGCCACGCGCTTAGCTTCACGGGAATGGGCCAGACTAGAGATAAAAGCGGTAGCCGTAGTGCCCAAATTTGCTCCCAGGACCATGGCCAGGGCCGACGGCAGAGAAAGGCTGCCTTGGGACGCCAAGGTCATGGCCAGCACCACGGTGGGAGTGCTCGCCTGTACCAGGGCCGTAAAAAGGGTGGCTACACCAGCCATAAGCCAGGGGAAGGAAGCCAGACGGTCCAACAGAGCAATGAATTCCGGGAGCGACTTTAAAGGAGCAGCCGCCTGGCCCATCACTCCTGCACCATAAAAGATAAGACCAAAGCCGATCACGGCCTCCCCTAAATGGCGCCAGCGGAGGCGTTTGGAGAAAAGATAGGGAATGAGACCGGCAACCACCGCCCAAAGGGCATAGTCACCAAGATTAAAGGCAATGAGTTGAGGGGTCAGGGTAGAACCTATGGCTGCACCTAAGATTACTCCCAGGGCCTGGCTGAGATTCATGAGGCCTGCACTAACAAAGCCCACCAATAAAACAGTGGTTACAGCACTGGTCTGGAGGATAATGGTCACCAAGAGGCCGGCCAGCATACCGTAGAAGCGGTTTCTTGTTACATGGCCTAAAATATATTGAACTTGGCGGGCTGCCGCCTTATGCAGCCCGTCGGTAATAAGATGCATGCCCAGAAGGAAAAGAGCCAACCCGCCCATGAGGGCCGTCACCGAAATAAATAGCATTTGCCACTCCCTACCAGCATTTCATAGTAAGAGGCCGGCCGTGAAACCCGGCCACCCAGCTAACCTTCCCTTGCCAGGAGGTCCTGGACTTTCCTTAACACTACCTTCAGGGACGTCCAATAACGCGGATTAATTTCTAGCATAAAAACTCCCCGGTAATCGGACAGCAGAGGAAAGATGGAACTGTAGGGGATACGGCCGTACCCAGGCGGAAGATGTAAATCGCCGAGGCCGAAGGGGAGACGATCGATATATTTCCTGTTCTCCTTGCTCTCCATAATACCGAAGTTGTCATGAACATGGATATGTTGCAAGAAGGGCAAAACTTCCCTTACTTCTCCCAGTAAATCCCATCCATTACAGGAGGCCGTAAGAAATCCATGACCGAAGTCGTAGGTAATGCCTATACTGGGACGACCTATTTCCTCCACTACCCTCACCAAATCCCGGGCCCGGATTCCGTAACTTAAGTCCGTCTCGCCCTTTAACCCCATACCGTTTTCAATACAAATCTTAATTCCTAACTTCCCCGCCCGTTCGGCTAACCCCTTTAAAATACCGATTTCCTGCCGTAACAGCTCTTCGTACGAGGCCCCTATAGCTTTCAACTTCCGTGGTTCTACCCGCCCGGCGTGATACACTAAAACTCGAGCACCTATTTCTGCGGCGATTTCGAGGCAAGCTTCAAATACCTCTGCATGACTCACCTTGCTCCAAATATCCATCAAGTTTAGATAGTCGGGAGCGTGAGCGGTATATTTGAATCTGTGTTTAGAAAGCAACTTCTTAACAGCGGCTAGGTTCCCCGCATTAATCTCTCCGGCCATGATCAAATCCAGTCCATGGAGGGGTAGTTCGACGTAATCGAAGCCAACTTCCTCATAAAAGGCGAGGGTGCGTTCTAAGGTGTCGAGGTCACCGTCGAGGGCCACCGAATCGGCATTTATGCCCACACCTGAGATGAGCATGTAAGCTAATCTCCTCCCAAAAATCCTTCATACGGTAGGACTCGGGGGGAGGGAAGGCTCCCGGCCCAAAGTGGAGCTTTCCCTCCCTAGTCGGTCCACCGGTTTTTAGTTCTTAGTTCTTTAGGCCTCTAGCTCCCGGCCACATTTTTTAGCCATAGCTCATTATATTTTTCCTTATATTGTGGCAGTCCCCAGGGTTGGCGCAGTTTTCTAAATTGCTCAAGGGGCAACATTTTCTCTGCCACGGCTGGCGGAATAGAAATGTCGGTACGAGCAGGATAAACGTAGTTTGTTTCCACGAATTTACTCTGTATATCAGGTTCTAACAGAAAGTTAATCCACAAAAGGGCAGCAGCCTTATTCTTCGCATTTGCCGGTACAGCCAGGTAATCGGCTCCTCCAATATAACCGGGTTCTAAGAGTATAGACTTAACGGTTTTGGGCAACTGGCCTTCGTTCATTGCAGTAATTACCATGTCCTCCCATGCCGCCGCCATAAATACTTCGCCCCGATTGAGCTTATCTAAGGCATCGTTGTTATTACTGCTATATACCACGTAAGGTTCAATTTTGTTTAACCACTCCCAAACCGTTCCCCAAGATTCTACCTTCTGCTCATCGTACTCCCCTAAGTATTGATCCGCACCTCCGGTTAACCAATAAATCACAGAGTTGACAAAAGCTTGACCAGACCCGCCACGGTTGGGATCGCAATAAGTGAACTTTTGGGGATTTTCCTCAACCCATTTTTCCAGTTCGCTAAAACTTTTGGGAGGATCGGGCACCTTGGCTGAGTCATAGGCAATAACCGCCTGATTGAGACGCAACGGTAGAGCATATCCTTCTATCGGGGTACCCTCAGCATACATTTTGGCAGTCGGTTCCAAGTATTGGGCATTGGGAATGGCCATGTCAATGGGGCCGAAAAGTAACTGGGCGCTCTTGGCTTTATCTACTTGGGACGCCTGCATAAACCAGGCATCTATAGTGCCCTGAGGGTTATTTTGTTCCGCCAATACCTTTTGATAAGTCGGATTGGCTTCCGCCAACACTACATTAACCTTGATCCCGTATTTGCTTTCAAACTCACTTGCTATCTCCGTAAAAATATCTTTATAAGTGAAGGTATAAAAGGTTATTTCTGGGCTTTCCTTGGCCATCTCTTCAATTTTCGCCCAGTCGGTCTCGCCGCTCAGTAGTATTTCCTCATTATCCGGGGGCGCCTCAGCTTGTTGCTCACCACCACCACACCCAAAGCTCAAGCTGGCTAAAAGAAACGCCGCGAGAAGTAAACCTATCCATTTGTACTTTTGCATCGCTCCCAACCTCCTAAAAGCGTTTTTTCACCCCGTGTGTTCAGAGCCCTCCTACCCTTGGTCGGTCAAATTCCCTATTTCCCACCCCCCCTCCTGGAGGAATTAAAGAGACATTAAAACTTGCCGAAACCGGAAGAAAGGTACTCTGCCTTTAGAAATTTCTCAGCCAAGAATAATGTGAAGATAGTAGGAACTAAAATTATCAAACTTATGGCCGAAGCAAGAGGCCGGGAAAAGTAGTAACCTAGGTATGAAAATAGCAAAGTAGGCACTGTCTGGTAAGTAGGGGTAGCGATAATGAAAGTCAAAACAAACT includes the following:
- a CDS encoding sugar phosphate isomerase/epimerase family protein, which produces MLISGVGINADSVALDGDLDTLERTLAFYEEVGFDYVELPLHGLDLIMAGEINAGNLAAVKKLLSKHRFKYTAHAPDYLNLMDIWSKVSHAEVFEACLEIAAEIGARVLVYHAGRVEPRKLKAIGASYEELLRQEIGILKGLAERAGKLGIKICIENGMGLKGETDLSYGIRARDLVRVVEEIGRPSIGITYDFGHGFLTASCNGWDLLGEVREVLPFLQHIHVHDNFGIMESKENRKYIDRLPFGLGDLHLPPGYGRIPYSSIFPLLSDYRGVFMLEINPRYWTSLKVVLRKVQDLLAREG
- a CDS encoding extracellular solute-binding protein produces the protein MQKYKWIGLLLAAFLLASLSFGCGGGEQQAEAPPDNEEILLSGETDWAKIEEMAKESPEITFYTFTYKDIFTEIASEFESKYGIKVNVVLAEANPTYQKVLAEQNNPQGTIDAWFMQASQVDKAKSAQLLFGPIDMAIPNAQYLEPTAKMYAEGTPIEGYALPLRLNQAVIAYDSAKVPDPPKSFSELEKWVEENPQKFTYCDPNRGGSGQAFVNSVIYWLTGGADQYLGEYDEQKVESWGTVWEWLNKIEPYVVYSSNNNDALDKLNRGEVFMAAAWEDMVITAMNEGQLPKTVKSILLEPGYIGGADYLAVPANAKNKAAALLWINFLLEPDIQSKFVETNYVYPARTDISIPPAVAEKMLPLEQFRKLRQPWGLPQYKEKYNELWLKNVAGS
- a CDS encoding Na/Pi cotransporter family protein, which gives rise to MLFISVTALMGGLALFLLGMHLITDGLHKAAARQVQYILGHVTRNRFYGMLAGLLVTIILQTSAVTTVLLVGFVSAGLMNLSQALGVILGAAIGSTLTPQLIAFNLGDYALWAVVAGLIPYLFSKRLRWRHLGEAVIGFGLIFYGAGVMGQAAAPLKSLPEFIALLDRLASFPWLMAGVATLFTALVQASTPTVVLAMTLASQGSLSLPSALAMVLGANLGTTATAFISSLAHSREAKRVALVHFLFKLGGVFIFLPLLNLYTWLAETTSPDIARQVANGHTLFNVINMLIFIWFTPWMGRLATRILPDAPEEEKVAKYLDSTVVEVPEVALTNVVRELLRMANVINREMFPRVMQPLAAREVDLLEKLKGLDNLLDYLYHAIARYLIRIPETNLSEEQSILKIKLLYIASDLEHIGDVLVEMAHQWQKIETTGVEFSPQGQTELHEMFEKVRENFNAAVEAFATNDEGAAVQIIRRHPEILRLEKDLRCSHFQRLQQENRLSLETTSVHMELINQFLRLNLHSVSIAQAVMGII
- the iolM gene encoding scyllo-inosose 3-dehydrogenase — its product is MRCVVLHADWEPRPGFKLGAKDVEGKQTYLGSRVWRNPRVVVEEKEIPKPGPGEVVIEVKACGICGSDVHMAQPDEEGYILYPGLTGFPVVLGHEIAGVVVEAGPGAFDKRTNKPFKGGEEVCTEEMVWCGSCQPCADGYPNHCERLDELGFNVDGGFAKYVKVPARLVWSLEPLKSRYKGLDLFLAGSLVEPTSVAYNAVIERSGGGIRPGDNVVICGGGPVGIAACAILKRQGAARVILSEPEPARAELGLKMGADYVINPLKEDFVQRVLELTHGYGAALYLEATGLPTVVYPQIEQVIWEGRTLNARVIVVARADAKMPVTGEVLQVRRAQIIGAQGHSGHGTFPRVIESMAAGMDMTPMITKKIKLDEVPENLVLLRTDRKECKITCVMD